The Hymenobacter sp. GOD-10R genome includes a window with the following:
- a CDS encoding SRPBCC family protein: protein MASTVTKTINIKASPERVWDFLNDLANWPQWAIHNVFSATPGENGYWLMEGPRGTQHVKMLSNKALGILDQEFNDPVEGNWLVPCRVVAGSEGAHFMMTFTKPEVMPDEPFYKAVELIEQEMGKLKEVLENS, encoded by the coding sequence ATGGCTAGCACTGTCACCAAAACTATTAACATCAAAGCCAGCCCCGAGCGGGTGTGGGACTTCCTTAACGACTTGGCTAATTGGCCGCAATGGGCTATTCACAATGTATTCAGCGCCACGCCAGGCGAAAACGGGTACTGGCTCATGGAAGGGCCTAGGGGTACCCAGCACGTAAAAATGTTGTCGAACAAGGCTTTGGGCATCCTAGACCAAGAGTTTAATGACCCTGTGGAGGGCAACTGGCTAGTGCCGTGCCGAGTAGTAGCTGGCAGCGAAGGAGCGCACTTTATGATGACCTTCACCAAGCCGGAGGTGATGCCCGACGAGCCATTCTATAAGGCCGTCGAGCTGATTGAGCAGGAAATGGGCAAGCTGAAAGAGGTACTGGAGAATAGCTAG
- a CDS encoding Crp/Fnr family transcriptional regulator, with translation MVDVFEQYLRPHVQLTADEWTRLRRCLALSSAKHLRKRQFLLHEGQVWQSYAFVCRGCLRQYTIDGKGVEHMLKFSIENWWAGDRESLVTGQPSRQYIDALEASDVMLFPKADFDQFAREVPAFHAFIDGLLGRTYLASQRRVQTAISADAETKYREFVQTYPQLALRVPLRMIASYLGLSAETLSRIRGLNIK, from the coding sequence ATGGTTGACGTATTTGAACAGTACCTGCGCCCCCACGTGCAGCTGACCGCCGATGAGTGGACGCGTTTGCGCAGGTGCTTGGCGCTGAGCAGCGCCAAGCACCTGCGCAAACGGCAGTTTTTGTTGCACGAAGGGCAGGTGTGGCAATCTTACGCCTTTGTGTGCCGAGGCTGCCTGCGGCAGTATACCATCGATGGTAAAGGGGTAGAGCACATGCTCAAATTCTCCATCGAAAACTGGTGGGCCGGCGACCGGGAAAGCCTCGTAACCGGCCAACCCTCACGCCAATATATTGACGCCTTGGAAGCTTCGGACGTGATGCTGTTTCCCAAGGCTGACTTCGACCAATTTGCCCGCGAGGTACCCGCCTTCCACGCGTTCATCGACGGGCTATTGGGCCGCACCTACCTAGCCAGCCAACGCCGGGTGCAGACGGCCATCAGCGCCGATGCGGAAACCAAGTACCGGGAGTTTGTGCAAACCTATCCCCAACTCGCCCTGCGCGTGCCGCTGCGTATGATTGCCTCCTACCTAGGGCTCTCGGCCGAAACCCTCAGCCGCATTAGAGGGCTGAATATTAAATAG